A genome region from Alistipes dispar includes the following:
- the pnuC gene encoding nicotinamide riboside transporter PnuC, whose protein sequence is MDWKLALQLTGVALGLLYLWLEYRADIRLWIVGLVMPVVHGALYYKAGLYADCSMQVYYVLAGLYGWIVWHNARQRNAQTAGTPEKAAAIGHTPLRRIPALAGVFLAAHGALYLLLARFTDSTVPFWDSLTTALSIVAMWMLSRKYVEQWLVWLAADLVTVGLYLYKEIPWTAALYALYSALAVAGYLRWRRQAAGTRP, encoded by the coding sequence ATGGACTGGAAACTCGCCCTGCAACTCACGGGGGTCGCGCTCGGCCTCCTCTACCTCTGGCTCGAATACCGCGCCGACATCCGGCTGTGGATCGTGGGTCTCGTCATGCCCGTCGTGCACGGAGCGCTCTACTACAAGGCGGGGCTTTACGCCGACTGCTCGATGCAGGTCTATTACGTGCTCGCAGGACTCTACGGATGGATCGTATGGCACAACGCCCGGCAGCGGAACGCGCAGACCGCCGGCACGCCGGAGAAGGCCGCGGCGATCGGCCACACGCCGCTGCGGAGGATTCCGGCGCTCGCCGGGGTGTTCCTCGCCGCGCACGGGGCGCTCTACCTGCTGCTCGCGCGCTTCACGGACAGCACCGTGCCCTTCTGGGACAGCCTCACCACGGCGCTCTCGATCGTGGCGATGTGGATGCTCTCGCGCAAATACGTCGAGCAGTGGCTCGTGTGGCTGGCCGCGGACCTGGTGACCGTCGGACTGTACCTCTACAAGGAGATTCCGTGGACGGCGGCCCTGTACGCCCTCTATTCGGCCCTGGCCGTGGCGGGCTACCTCCGCTGGCGGCGGCAGGCGGCCGGGACGCGGCCGTAA
- a CDS encoding glycoside hydrolase family 31 protein, whose translation MKKRLLSFLLLAACLSPAAAQPPFEKTVEPLPGERWWGGFVALGNRMPYPAELAEQDLARINYNNQSVPLLLSSEGRYVWSEHPFRFRIEQGRLHLSSDHEALEAVHAGKSLRDAYAAASAAHFPPSGTIPAELFFSMPQYNTWIELMYDQNQRDIMRYARKAVENGFPQGIFMIDDNWQNDYGNFDFKASRFPDPRGMIDSLHAMGFRVMLWISPYVSPDSPEFRELERKGYLLKTRRGDPAIVRWWNGYSACYDLTNPEAVAYLRGKLEENRSKYGTDGFKFDGGDVAYMQAEPYLYHDPEGDPNRYMQRWAELGGTFACNELRACWKLGGQPVVQRLGDKDYSWRALQLLIPDMTAAGLLGHPYTCPDMIGGGQFTSFLGVERFDEELIVRSAQVHALMPMMQFSVAPWRILSPENAAVCARYAQLHRQFGPYILSLARHASKTGEPIVRAMEYAFPHEGFLECRDQFMLGDRYLVAPMVTPGTQREVRLPRGVWRDDRGETFRGPKRIETDVPLDRLPYYERIR comes from the coding sequence ATGAAAAAACGCCTGCTTTCTTTCCTCCTGCTCGCCGCCTGCCTGTCGCCGGCCGCAGCGCAACCCCCGTTCGAAAAGACCGTAGAGCCGCTTCCCGGCGAGCGGTGGTGGGGCGGCTTCGTCGCCCTGGGAAACCGGATGCCCTATCCGGCGGAGCTCGCCGAACAGGATCTCGCGCGAATCAACTACAACAACCAGTCCGTGCCGCTGCTGCTCTCGTCCGAAGGCCGCTACGTCTGGTCCGAACACCCCTTCCGGTTCCGGATCGAGCAGGGACGGCTCCACCTCTCCTCCGACCACGAGGCACTCGAGGCCGTGCACGCCGGAAAGAGTCTCCGCGACGCCTATGCGGCCGCCTCGGCGGCCCACTTCCCTCCCTCGGGAACGATTCCCGCCGAGCTGTTCTTCTCCATGCCGCAATACAACACCTGGATCGAGCTCATGTACGACCAGAACCAGCGCGACATCATGCGCTATGCCCGCAAGGCTGTCGAAAACGGCTTCCCGCAGGGAATCTTCATGATCGACGACAACTGGCAGAACGACTACGGGAACTTCGACTTCAAGGCCTCGCGCTTCCCCGATCCGCGGGGCATGATCGACTCGCTGCACGCCATGGGATTCCGCGTGATGCTCTGGATCTCCCCCTACGTCTCGCCCGACTCGCCCGAATTCCGCGAACTGGAGCGGAAGGGCTACCTGCTCAAAACCCGCCGGGGCGACCCGGCGATCGTCCGATGGTGGAACGGATACAGCGCCTGCTACGACCTGACGAACCCCGAAGCGGTGGCGTACCTGCGCGGGAAACTCGAGGAGAACCGGAGCAAATACGGAACCGACGGTTTCAAGTTCGACGGCGGGGACGTGGCCTACATGCAGGCCGAACCGTATCTCTACCACGACCCCGAAGGCGACCCGAACCGCTACATGCAGCGGTGGGCCGAACTGGGCGGCACGTTCGCCTGCAACGAGCTGCGTGCCTGCTGGAAACTGGGCGGACAGCCCGTCGTGCAGCGTCTGGGCGACAAGGACTACTCGTGGCGGGCCCTGCAACTGCTCATCCCCGACATGACGGCCGCAGGACTGCTGGGACACCCCTACACGTGCCCCGACATGATCGGCGGCGGACAGTTCACCTCGTTTCTCGGGGTCGAACGGTTCGACGAGGAGCTGATCGTCCGCTCGGCGCAGGTGCACGCGCTGATGCCGATGATGCAGTTCTCCGTAGCGCCGTGGCGCATCCTCTCGCCCGAGAATGCGGCCGTCTGCGCCCGCTATGCGCAGTTGCACCGCCAATTCGGGCCCTACATCCTCTCGCTGGCGCGTCACGCGTCGAAGACGGGCGAGCCGATCGTCCGGGCGATGGAGTACGCCTTCCCGCACGAAGGGTTCCTCGAATGCCGCGACCAGTTCATGCTGGGCGACCGCTACCTCGTGGCCCCGATGGTCACGCCGGGGACGCAGCGCGAAGTGCGGCTGCCGCGGGGCGTCTGGCGCGACGACCGGGGCGAGACATTCCGGGGACCGAAACGCATCGAAACCGACGTGCCGCTCGACCGCCTGCCCTACTACGAACGGATCCGATAA
- a CDS encoding sulfatase family protein, protein MDNRHLFLSAGGLLLAGTAPAARPAKPNVIIIYTDDHGTLDMGCFGAADLRTPHMDSLAASGVRFTQFYAAPVSSASRASLLTGQFTRRAGLTGNAGYTGLPLGKETLAERMRDNGYRTACIGKWHLGSWKEYAPNSRGFDYFWGFLGGCIDSYSHFYYWGGPNRHDLWRNGEEIHEEGKFFAAETLREAEEFILRDGDDRPFFLYWAVNIPHYPLQPAKKWLDHYADLPAPRRMYAAFVSTFDDYLGRLRAFLRERGLEENTLVILQSDNGHSTEVRTFGGGGYCGDYRGGKFSLFEGGIRVPAIVSWPGHLPQGETRDQTAMNIDWFPTILELCGLDASGIDVDGRSLVPLLRDASEKSPHDVLHFDFERQWAVRQGDWKLLCNAIDVRPDDRNETLEGLYLTNLGIDPTESENLLGEYPEKAQELLKLREAYVASLEENDRR, encoded by the coding sequence ATGGACAACAGACACCTCTTCCTGAGCGCCGGCGGCCTGCTGCTGGCAGGCACGGCCCCGGCGGCCCGCCCCGCGAAACCCAACGTCATCATCATCTACACGGACGACCACGGCACGCTGGACATGGGCTGCTTCGGCGCGGCGGACCTCCGCACGCCCCACATGGACTCGCTGGCGGCCAGCGGCGTGCGGTTCACCCAGTTCTACGCCGCACCCGTCAGCTCGGCCTCCCGCGCGAGTCTGCTGACCGGGCAGTTCACCCGACGCGCCGGACTTACGGGCAACGCCGGCTACACGGGGCTGCCGCTCGGCAAGGAGACGCTCGCCGAGCGGATGCGCGACAACGGCTACCGCACGGCCTGCATTGGCAAATGGCATCTGGGATCGTGGAAGGAGTACGCCCCCAACAGCCGGGGATTCGACTATTTCTGGGGCTTCCTGGGAGGCTGCATCGACAGCTACTCGCACTTCTATTACTGGGGCGGCCCGAACCGGCACGACCTCTGGCGCAACGGAGAGGAGATTCACGAAGAAGGGAAGTTCTTCGCCGCCGAGACGCTGCGCGAAGCCGAAGAGTTCATCCTGCGGGACGGAGACGACCGGCCCTTCTTCCTCTACTGGGCCGTCAATATACCCCACTATCCGTTGCAGCCGGCGAAGAAATGGCTGGACCACTACGCCGACCTGCCCGCCCCGCGGCGCATGTACGCGGCCTTCGTCTCCACGTTCGACGACTACCTGGGCCGGCTGCGCGCATTCCTGCGCGAACGGGGACTGGAAGAGAACACCCTCGTCATCCTCCAGTCGGACAACGGCCACAGCACCGAAGTCCGCACCTTCGGCGGAGGCGGTTACTGCGGCGACTACCGGGGCGGCAAGTTCTCGCTCTTCGAGGGCGGCATCCGCGTACCGGCCATCGTCTCCTGGCCCGGACATCTGCCGCAAGGCGAGACGCGCGACCAGACGGCCATGAACATCGACTGGTTCCCGACGATTCTGGAGCTGTGCGGGCTGGATGCCTCGGGAATCGACGTGGACGGCCGGAGCCTCGTACCGCTGCTTCGGGACGCCTCGGAAAAGTCTCCGCACGACGTGCTGCACTTCGATTTCGAACGGCAGTGGGCCGTGCGGCAGGGCGACTGGAAACTGCTCTGCAATGCGATCGACGTACGGCCGGACGACCGGAACGAAACGCTCGAAGGGCTGTATCTCACCAACCTCGGAATCGACCCCACGGAGTCGGAGAACCTGCTCGGCGAATACCCCGAAAAGGCGCAGGAGCTGCTGAAGCTCCGCGAAGCCTACGTCGCCTCGCTGGAGGAAAACGACCGGCGGTAG
- a CDS encoding 3-keto-disaccharide hydrolase, with the protein MKCKILLLALAVGAVSCGGDAKTELFNGRDLTGWVCVTAGGPAAAEVFTVQDGCIRVAGQPFGFLRTAEQYGDYRLHAEWRWIGKPSNSGLFQRIQEGDELWPSLIECQLESGNAGDLLGLGGATMAGVESPEGGVPVKKRVGGASEKPAGEWNEAEVICKGDRITVYVNGVLQNECSGVNTRGYIALQSEGGPLEFRNIYLTEVE; encoded by the coding sequence ATGAAGTGCAAAATCCTTTTGCTGGCGTTGGCCGTCGGGGCGGTGTCCTGCGGCGGAGACGCGAAAACCGAACTTTTCAACGGCCGCGACCTCACGGGATGGGTCTGCGTCACGGCCGGCGGCCCCGCTGCGGCGGAGGTCTTCACCGTGCAGGACGGCTGCATCCGCGTGGCGGGACAGCCTTTCGGGTTCCTGCGCACGGCCGAGCAGTACGGCGACTACCGCCTGCACGCCGAGTGGCGCTGGATCGGGAAGCCCTCGAACAGCGGGCTGTTCCAGCGCATCCAGGAGGGCGACGAACTTTGGCCTTCGCTGATCGAGTGCCAGCTGGAGTCCGGGAATGCCGGAGATCTGCTGGGATTGGGCGGCGCCACGATGGCCGGGGTCGAATCGCCGGAGGGCGGCGTTCCGGTCAAAAAACGCGTGGGCGGCGCTTCGGAGAAACCCGCCGGCGAATGGAACGAGGCCGAAGTGATCTGCAAGGGCGACCGCATCACGGTCTATGTCAACGGCGTGTTGCAGAACGAGTGCAGCGGGGTGAACACCCGGGGCTACATCGCCCTGCAAAGCGAGGGCGGTCCGCTGGAGTTCCGCAACATCTATCTGACGGAGGTCGAGTGA
- a CDS encoding MmcQ/YjbR family DNA-binding protein — translation MDVLAFRDYCLSLPFTEECTPFDETTLVYKVGGRMYAFADMVGFERIALKCDPEEALLLRERYPDEVTPAWHTNKRLWNDVRTTGDLPDAFIRAQIRNSYLLVVRRNVTPRARREEILARIGELGLPE, via the coding sequence ATGGATGTTCTGGCTTTTCGCGACTACTGTCTTTCGCTGCCCTTCACCGAGGAGTGCACGCCCTTCGACGAGACGACGCTCGTCTATAAGGTCGGCGGCCGGATGTACGCCTTCGCCGACATGGTCGGATTCGAGCGGATCGCCCTCAAGTGCGATCCCGAAGAGGCGCTGCTGCTGCGCGAGCGCTATCCGGACGAGGTGACGCCCGCCTGGCATACGAACAAGCGTCTGTGGAACGACGTGCGCACGACGGGCGACCTGCCCGATGCCTTCATCCGCGCGCAGATACGCAACTCCTACCTGCTGGTCGTGCGGCGGAATGTGACGCCGCGGGCCCGCCGCGAGGAGATTCTCGCCCGTATCGGCGAGCTCGGACTGCCCGAATGA
- a CDS encoding diacylglycerol/lipid kinase family protein — protein sequence MFPKSSGPHSGAKWFVIVNPVAGGGRGLDHFPQISKHLRDAHIRCEPVFTEHKFHATELTVTAVREGYRHIIVVGGDGTLHEVVNGLFIQQEVRPDEVLLAVVAVGTGNDWVRTFGISNRYRHAVQAISEGCSFLQDVGVVSYEEAHYRQNRYMANVAGAGFDAHVVRKLSHLKKKGRKSRWRYTWCLVRNFFRYKSTGVKVWVDGRLVYNNLLLSAAVGICKFNGGGLQQLPEAVADDGMLDLSLIRPVHFWHLLFRFHYLFNGGIYRIRHILQERGSRIRIESSPEVGVEVDGEPLGHTPLEFSILHKAIRIVVAKEFYEQHVPAEDSARKAG from the coding sequence ATGTTCCCGAAAAGTAGCGGGCCGCACTCCGGCGCCAAGTGGTTCGTCATCGTCAATCCCGTGGCCGGAGGCGGCCGCGGGCTGGACCACTTTCCGCAGATTTCGAAGCACCTGCGCGATGCGCACATCCGTTGCGAACCGGTCTTCACGGAGCACAAGTTCCACGCCACGGAGCTGACCGTGACGGCCGTCCGCGAGGGATACCGCCACATCATCGTCGTCGGAGGCGACGGCACGCTGCACGAGGTGGTGAACGGGCTGTTCATCCAGCAGGAGGTGCGTCCCGACGAGGTGCTGCTGGCCGTGGTGGCCGTGGGCACGGGCAACGACTGGGTACGCACGTTCGGCATTTCGAACCGCTACCGGCACGCCGTGCAGGCCATCAGCGAAGGCTGCTCCTTCCTGCAGGATGTCGGGGTGGTCTCCTACGAGGAGGCGCACTACCGGCAGAACCGCTACATGGCCAACGTGGCCGGCGCGGGCTTCGACGCCCATGTGGTGCGGAAGCTCTCGCACCTGAAGAAGAAGGGCCGCAAGAGCCGCTGGCGCTATACGTGGTGTCTGGTGCGCAACTTCTTCCGCTACAAGTCCACGGGCGTCAAGGTGTGGGTGGACGGGCGGCTGGTTTACAACAACCTGCTGCTTTCGGCGGCCGTCGGCATCTGCAAGTTCAACGGCGGCGGCCTGCAGCAGCTTCCCGAGGCGGTGGCCGACGACGGGATGCTCGACCTGTCGCTGATCCGCCCCGTGCATTTCTGGCATCTGCTTTTCCGGTTCCACTACCTGTTCAACGGCGGCATCTACCGCATCCGGCATATCTTGCAGGAGCGCGGCAGCCGCATCCGCATCGAGTCGTCGCCCGAAGTGGGCGTCGAGGTGGACGGCGAGCCGCTGGGCCATACGCCGCTCGAATTTTCGATTCTCCACAAGGCGATCCGGATCGTCGTGGCGAAGGAGTTCTACGAACAGCACGTCCCGGCGGAGGACTCCGCCCGCAAGGCCGGGTGA
- a CDS encoding aminoacyl-histidine dipeptidase, whose amino-acid sequence MDRNLAALEPALVWKHFAEIVRIPRPSHHEEAIRRYVLEFARGLGLEAREDEAHNVYVRKPASKGMENRKGVILQAHLDMVPQKNNDKTFDFEKDPIDAYADGGWVTADGTTLGADNGIGVASILAVLEDDTLAHGPLEALFTATEETGMDGAFGLRPGVLQGEILLNLDSEEEGELYVGCAGGLDANTTFRYAEEPTPAAGYVAAKISVRGLKGGHSGIQIVCQRANANKLLFRLLNAAPCPLLLCSVDGGGLRNAIPREAEAVVLLPEADYDAFAGAVAAYEKTVREEFEGIEENISVTVGKCARPAGMLPRDVAVKVIRAVAGCPDGVQRMSLSMPGLVQTSGNLARVVSDGSTVKMQCLLRSSVRSEKEALGEAIAAVFALAGGETELTGAYDGWNPDMKSPILKAMTASYEALYGRKPAVTAIHAGLECGIIGGKYPGLDMISFGPTIRYPHSPDEKVEIASVGKFYDFLVHTLRNVPEK is encoded by the coding sequence ATGGACAGAAATCTTGCAGCGCTCGAACCGGCGCTCGTCTGGAAACATTTCGCGGAGATCGTCCGCATCCCGCGCCCGTCGCATCACGAGGAGGCCATCCGCCGCTACGTGCTGGAGTTCGCCCGGGGGCTCGGCCTCGAGGCCCGTGAGGACGAGGCGCACAACGTCTATGTCCGCAAACCCGCCTCGAAGGGAATGGAGAACCGCAAGGGCGTCATCCTGCAGGCGCACCTCGACATGGTTCCGCAGAAAAACAACGACAAGACGTTCGATTTCGAGAAAGACCCGATCGACGCCTATGCGGACGGCGGATGGGTCACGGCCGACGGCACGACGCTCGGGGCCGACAACGGCATCGGCGTGGCTTCGATCCTGGCCGTGCTGGAGGACGACACGCTCGCGCACGGGCCGTTGGAGGCGCTCTTCACGGCCACCGAGGAGACCGGCATGGACGGCGCCTTCGGGCTGCGGCCCGGGGTGTTGCAGGGCGAAATCCTGCTCAACCTCGATTCCGAGGAGGAGGGCGAGCTGTACGTGGGCTGTGCCGGCGGGCTCGACGCGAACACGACGTTCCGCTATGCGGAGGAGCCGACGCCCGCCGCGGGCTACGTCGCCGCGAAGATCTCCGTCAGGGGCCTCAAGGGCGGCCATTCGGGCATTCAGATCGTCTGCCAGCGCGCCAATGCCAACAAACTGCTGTTCCGGCTGCTCAATGCCGCGCCCTGCCCCCTGCTGCTCTGCTCGGTGGACGGCGGCGGACTGCGCAACGCCATTCCGCGCGAGGCCGAAGCCGTTGTGCTGCTCCCCGAGGCGGATTACGACGCTTTCGCCGGGGCGGTCGCCGCGTACGAAAAGACCGTGCGGGAGGAGTTCGAAGGGATCGAGGAGAACATTTCGGTCACGGTCGGGAAGTGTGCCAGGCCCGCCGGAATGCTGCCGCGCGACGTGGCCGTGAAGGTGATCCGCGCGGTCGCGGGGTGTCCCGACGGCGTGCAGCGCATGTCGCTCTCGATGCCCGGGCTGGTGCAGACGTCGGGCAACCTGGCGCGCGTGGTCTCGGACGGCTCGACGGTGAAGATGCAGTGCCTGCTGCGCAGTTCGGTGCGTTCGGAGAAGGAGGCGCTGGGCGAGGCCATCGCCGCGGTCTTCGCGCTGGCCGGAGGCGAGACGGAGCTGACGGGGGCCTACGACGGCTGGAATCCCGACATGAAATCGCCGATCCTGAAGGCCATGACCGCCTCCTACGAGGCGCTCTACGGCCGCAAGCCCGCCGTGACGGCGATCCACGCCGGACTCGAATGCGGCATCATCGGCGGCAAGTACCCCGGTCTGGACATGATTTCGTTCGGCCCGACGATCCGCTATCCCCACTCGCCCGACGAGAAGGTGGAGATCGCCTCGGTCGGGAAATTCTACGACTTCCTGGTTCACACGCTGCGCAATGTTCCCGAAAAGTAG
- a CDS encoding PhoH family protein — protein MTETLGREIAVEGVDPRELYGAQNVYLEQIKALHPALKIVARGQSLKVLGPEAETRRFAARMEGLAAYYLKYGHISPQVIDQCFAGGFGAADAPADKDVIVYGNNGNIVRARTVNQQWLVGLYDKCDLLFAVGPAGSGKTYTAIALAVRALKEKQVRRIILTRPAVEAGEKLGFLPGDMKEKLDPYLQPLYDALNDMIPPAKLQKFLEEGTVQIAPLAYMRGRTLDNAFVILDEAQNTTLAQIKMFLTRMGRNARFIVTGDVTQIDLPRRSDSGLVRAMEILRRVEGIGIVEFDKRDIVRHPLVKHIVEAFDRHAGAGPAESGESDTENTETKNE, from the coding sequence ATGACGGAGACGCTCGGACGGGAAATCGCCGTCGAAGGGGTCGATCCCCGCGAACTGTACGGGGCGCAGAACGTCTATCTGGAACAGATCAAGGCGCTGCACCCCGCATTGAAGATCGTGGCGCGCGGACAGTCGCTCAAGGTGCTCGGCCCCGAGGCGGAGACGCGCCGGTTCGCCGCCCGCATGGAGGGGCTGGCGGCCTATTACCTCAAGTACGGGCACATCTCCCCGCAGGTCATCGACCAGTGTTTCGCGGGGGGCTTCGGGGCGGCGGACGCCCCCGCGGACAAGGACGTGATCGTGTACGGCAACAACGGCAATATCGTCCGCGCCCGCACGGTGAACCAGCAGTGGCTGGTGGGGCTCTACGACAAGTGCGACCTGCTCTTCGCCGTCGGCCCGGCCGGGTCGGGCAAGACCTATACGGCCATCGCGCTGGCCGTCCGGGCCCTGAAGGAGAAACAGGTGCGGCGCATCATCCTGACGCGCCCGGCCGTCGAGGCGGGCGAGAAGCTGGGCTTCCTGCCCGGCGACATGAAGGAGAAGCTGGACCCCTACCTGCAGCCGCTCTACGACGCGCTCAACGACATGATCCCGCCCGCGAAGCTCCAGAAGTTCCTCGAAGAGGGAACCGTGCAGATCGCACCGCTGGCCTACATGCGCGGGCGGACGCTCGACAACGCCTTCGTCATTCTGGACGAGGCGCAGAACACCACGCTCGCGCAGATCAAGATGTTCCTGACGCGCATGGGGCGCAACGCGCGTTTCATCGTCACGGGCGACGTGACGCAGATTGACCTGCCGCGCAGGAGCGACAGCGGACTGGTGCGCGCGATGGAGATCCTGCGCCGCGTGGAGGGCATCGGCATCGTCGAGTTCGACAAGCGCGACATCGTGCGCCATCCGCTCGTCAAGCACATCGTCGAAGCCTTCGACCGGCACGCCGGCGCGGGGCCGGCGGAATCCGGAGAATCGGATACGGAAAATACGGAAACCAAAAACGAATAA
- a CDS encoding porin family protein: MKKIVLTLLLAAAAWSAAAQRPRTRVEWGVIGGISIPDYTTDMDRTDIRNKCGWQAGIVTAVNLGAFAVEPQILYVRQGMRIRPEGGEEVNLKSNSIDVPVLLSLRLLHPVRIYTGPVFTVMNDSKQKSGRDLLDFGRVRPTVSFTVGAGVVLMRHLLVDLRYNGQFRAKHDVVLPDGQQLDKLRSYNVALSFGYLF; encoded by the coding sequence ATGAAAAAAATCGTACTGACCCTGCTGCTTGCAGCCGCCGCATGGAGCGCGGCGGCGCAGCGGCCCCGCACGCGGGTGGAATGGGGCGTGATCGGAGGCATCAGCATTCCCGATTATACGACCGACATGGACCGGACGGACATCAGGAACAAATGCGGCTGGCAGGCCGGCATCGTGACGGCCGTGAATCTGGGCGCCTTCGCCGTCGAGCCGCAGATTCTCTATGTCCGCCAGGGCATGCGCATCCGGCCCGAGGGGGGCGAGGAGGTGAACCTCAAGTCCAATTCGATCGACGTGCCGGTGCTGCTGTCGCTGCGGCTGCTCCATCCCGTGCGCATCTACACCGGACCGGTCTTTACGGTGATGAACGACAGCAAGCAGAAGTCGGGGCGCGACCTGCTCGATTTCGGGCGTGTGCGTCCCACGGTCTCGTTCACGGTCGGGGCCGGCGTGGTGCTGATGCGCCACCTGCTCGTCGATCTGCGCTACAACGGCCAGTTCCGGGCCAAGCACGACGTCGTGCTGCCCGACGGCCAGCAGCTCGACAAGCTCCGCTCGTACAACGTCGCACTGAGTTTCGGTTATCTGTTTTAG
- a CDS encoding MFS transporter, protein MGVERVDRRLLGPVLAGFFIMGFCDMVAPITGRIAAEFPAERQAAVSFLPTMVFLWFLVLSAPFAAWMNRRGRKTTALAGYLLTVVGLLVPYAAGEGCALGWYFAGFGLLGIGNTAIQVAVNPLLATIVPAERMTSYLTVGQIFRNTSLLLLAPIVTGLVAATGSWRLLLPIYAALTVAGGVWLQLTSVPEPPRSGTSVGLAACFGLLKNRAVLLSALGVACFIAADVGIGYLSVRLIDNPSSILTTTGFYACRIVGTIVGAWALVRVRDTKYLGWNMAGVLALCLVLLFTDNGAVIYAAVGLMGFGMACVFATFYSVATRAVPERANEVAGLMILAISAGAVSGPACGAVARAAGSPHWGMLFVAVLVCYMLWASVKLTNNEQRI, encoded by the coding sequence ATGGGTGTCGAGAGAGTGGACAGACGGTTGCTCGGTCCCGTGCTCGCGGGATTTTTCATCATGGGTTTCTGCGACATGGTGGCTCCGATCACGGGGCGTATCGCCGCGGAGTTCCCCGCGGAGCGGCAGGCGGCCGTGAGCTTCCTTCCGACGATGGTGTTCCTCTGGTTTCTGGTGCTTTCGGCGCCGTTTGCCGCATGGATGAACCGCCGGGGCCGCAAGACGACGGCGCTCGCGGGCTATCTCCTCACGGTCGTCGGCCTGCTCGTGCCCTATGCCGCCGGCGAGGGATGCGCGCTGGGGTGGTACTTCGCCGGGTTCGGTCTGCTGGGTATAGGCAACACGGCGATCCAGGTGGCCGTCAATCCGCTGCTGGCCACCATCGTTCCCGCGGAGCGCATGACGAGCTACCTGACCGTGGGGCAGATTTTCCGCAACACGTCGCTGCTCCTGCTGGCGCCGATCGTGACGGGACTGGTCGCCGCGACCGGGTCGTGGCGCCTGCTGCTGCCGATCTACGCGGCCCTCACGGTCGCGGGCGGGGTGTGGCTGCAACTGACCTCCGTGCCCGAGCCGCCGCGCAGCGGAACCTCCGTCGGACTGGCAGCCTGCTTCGGTCTGCTGAAGAACCGTGCGGTGCTGCTCTCGGCGCTGGGCGTGGCATGCTTCATCGCCGCCGACGTGGGGATCGGCTACCTCTCGGTGCGGCTGATCGACAACCCCTCGTCGATCCTCACGACCACGGGTTTCTACGCCTGCCGCATCGTCGGGACGATCGTCGGGGCGTGGGCCCTCGTGCGGGTCCGGGACACGAAGTATCTGGGCTGGAACATGGCCGGGGTGCTGGCGCTCTGCCTCGTGCTGCTCTTCACGGACAACGGGGCGGTGATCTATGCCGCCGTGGGCCTCATGGGCTTCGGCATGGCGTGCGTCTTCGCCACCTTCTACTCCGTGGCGACCCGTGCCGTGCCGGAGCGGGCCAACGAGGTGGCCGGGCTGATGATTCTGGCCATTTCGGCGGGAGCCGTGTCGGGTCCGGCGTGCGGCGCCGTCGCGCGTGCGGCGGGCAGTCCGCATTGGGGGATGCTCTTCGTCGCCGTGCTGGTGTGCTACATGCTCTGGGCGAGCGTGAAACTGACAAACAACGAACAACGGATATGA